ttaataactttttatttttttttcgttaactttaacgatatattattatatttaacagaatattcttatatttaatggtagattgtaaacatgacttcaatttaaataaaattaaataaataaataattaaacaaatcaaaatataatatttttttagatattttacaataataattatttaaaaataataaaacaatatattttataacttaaataaaatttaattaaacttaaacttaatattatattaaacatataaacttaaactagaacaaatataaatttacacaaaaataaataaattaattaattgaaaaatgatattttaaaggtattttataataatttaaataattaaatcatgtttatttaaaaataataaagtcatacataattttatttttatcttataaatttgtatgatattttattttttatcaagtgattgaacctctttttcttcatcaaattcaccaaaggacattgtgagatacattagaaactaaaaataattgatgcatttATTTTAGTGTCTACGTACACTATgatttttttctattcttattttatttctattattcgttttttttttaaatattattgtattttatatatatgtcatgtaaatatatatttatgtcaacattgtgtttagatgtcatatatgtagagattattgatataaatatttatatatactatagaattataattaattctattatatatatatttaaaaaacacAGTGAACCAGTTtctattaaaattatagacaatgtttacaactctaaaactaagcaaacgtgcattacacattgcttctacctagtatatatataacattCACTTTACCAATTTCACTATTTACTAATTGTTATGTAAAATATACACCCAggaattaaaattttcaaaaatgaATATTGTTCATGTGGTGAACTAGGTTCGTGATTGGTTTGCTGAGTCAACTGAGTGAGTTGCTCAGGCAAATCATGTTTTCTTGAAATATTGCCTATTTTGTGATTGCCTTTGATTTTACATAATCAATTTGATAGTTGTGAAGGTTCTTGATTAGTTCTTGAAAATCTATGTTTAATGTTCTTGAGTGTTaaaataattaagttttaatcaatatttttatgaaattagtgtaatatattttattattgaaaatatttgatttgaattgaaaagaaataaagatgcAAGCTTTGAAAGAGAAATTGGTCTTTTTGAAAATTAAAAGCCCACAGAAGAATTGACATTTTTAGGAAAAAAAGCCTAAAAAATAGAAGTGGCATTTGTACAATGGATCTCCATACTCATATTTAAGGCCAGTTTAGCATGAATTTCAAAAGGGATAAGTTGAAAATTAGCTAGTTTAATGAGTTCTTAACTAAAATTACCTCATAAATATTTTTAGTTTAGTTCTACCCATTTTTATCACAGacaattccaaaaatacccttgacCACATGGTTCCCTTCTAAAAATAGTATCCACCGATTATAAGAGTATAATAGGTATATTGATTGAAATAGTGGGTATTATATCAAAACTTAAAAATTGAAGATAAAAAAGAAAGGACTTACCTAAAAGTGACTACTGGATCTAATTTCTACATTTCAAAACTTAgaggtgttttaatatttaatgcTTTTAAAATTGAGTATTGGTGCAAAATAACCCTTAATGGTATGTGGAAGTAAgtaaatgtcaatttttttaattttgtagtaaaatagcctaacaacttttttaatattatatattaccaaatatgccatttagcaaattactattttattctgaatatttttaaattatggtatatgtatattagttttgtttaattagtttttattttaaagttatttggatttttttttcgttttttataagttgttgaatgatatatcataccacaaaatacatatactgagttgaaaaataatataccaacaaaacttacaaaattattattaaaaaatatatatactatgctaacaaaattatatactactatTAAATGTacataccatgatacaaaattatatactactattatgaataataagatagaaactatatatcataaaaaaatatataccatactataaaaaatatatacactagttggaaaataatatactaaCAACCCatcaaaaacttaaaaaatcaatataatttaaaaataaaaactaattatataaaactaatatacatatacaactatattaaagtcatacactcttaaataaataaataaaattatataaaatgataatttaggtaatcaacaatgtaaaaatGTCATTTctctaaatttttaaaaatgaggacattaacttctttgtgctatttttttttagtcatttcctataatttctctttaaaatttattttttaagttttttttttttaaaaaaagctcTTAAATGATTTAGTGGCgtatttctaaaattacaataaatgATATTTTCTATCAAAACTAAATCAATATATGTATTTGTTGGTTACGGTTCTTTTAAAagttttaaatgtaattttacCCTTTATTGGGATAGTattttatttttaccattttgATATGCATGAAAATGAAATATATATCTTttcgaaaaagaaaaaaagaaaaataaatataaaaaaaatcattaaataaaaaagaaaacaaagttTTTAACGTAAATGGTGCTTAGTTACTTACTCATATCATGAGAACTTCTTGTTATGAGTAAATCGGTATAAATTGTTATATTGTTTTATATTATATGACAAAATATGATTTTTCACACAGATATGATATGTCATACCTTGTAACATAATATTGAAAGTTACAAAATTTGACATATGTGTGTGTCCAAGTGtaacatatttggagttacaaaatcagttacaaatttataacttcaaaatattacccaataatgtatagattgagagttacacatgTTGTTTGAATTTCAAAAAGTCATAAGGTGATATGGTTGTTGAAAATATGATTCTAACTCTCATTATGTGTTGGAGATTACAAATTCAAGTGGGAAATAGTTTTTCACGTTTTGGAAAAAGTGAAAATTTTGGGAGGCTGAAATAACATGCTGGTCCTAGGCCACAGTCGGGTATGCTGACAGCCAAATCCCAATTTTCCATTTTTCAATTTTGAAAAGTTTTAACATCCTAAGTAAGTTTTTCACGTTTTGGAAAAAGTGGAAAATTTGGGAGGCTGAAATAGCACGTTGGTCGCGCCCTGAAATAACACGCTGGTCCCAGGCCGCAGTCGGGTGTGCTGACAGCCAAATCccaattttttgtttttcaattttGAAAAGTTTTAACATCTCAAGTAACTcctaaatcttcattttaatttcataaacatcaaattaaacattggtaacaaccaaagggttggtggaatttaaaattcaaatgatgtctttaaactctataaataggagcataataatgctcacttgtatgacacacaattttctatccacaaaagacttggctggaaaatacaccaaaatgcttgaCAATTCCAGATAGCTATTTACAAACTTGAgagtcccttagtgcttagagaatatggggaaataagcttttggacactTTAATGATCCCCACTACTTTACATTTTGATTGTGTGAGTGTTAGAGTGTTCTTGTTATTTTTACTTTGTTTTCTATTTCctattattcttattttttttcttcatgttctCTTCTTCATTCTTTATATTTacatatattattttgttttgagtttgtaattttCTTCTCCTCTACTTCGtctacatcctttttatttatttgtatttttagcaATTGAATTGTAACATTTGTTTTAATCAAACATCTTATCTATTGTATTTGgttcttagagttgtatcttgATTCCTATATATTCCATTGAATAATATATTCTCAAACATAAATGATTAATGAACATACaaataaaactttatttattttttagtagTTTGTTTTTGGTCTTTCAATCTCAGCCATTtggatttagttttatttatttattaattattaaaatctaacaaaaaattgaatatttaAAGGGAATAACAAACAAAAATATTGGGTCAATGAGTCTATCTAAATACAGAGACTCGGTCATTTAGAAGAGAAGCCACTCTCTCACTATAACTTCGCTCTTTCGCACACATTTCACTCACTCCACCTGTCCAAAATTAAATCTTTGAAAAAACCCAGAACTTAGATTCATCAAATGAGACTTAGAATCATTATCGCCATCACCATCgccatctttttcttttattgggTATAAATGAACTGAGAAAGTTTTATGGTTCAAGCAAAATGTCAATGGATTCTTTGCTTCTGGACTCCATTATAACTCCTTGTATACTATTAAAATGCAACTACCCATAATTACAATATATTCTCTTAATTACTAATTGatcattacatttaatacatgaaatcatatatttttcttttcgAGAAGTAAATCCCAGAACCCGAGGTATATTATGTGGTGTAGAAGTAATGAAATTGACCTCCACATACATTTTAAATGTCTAAAGGACTTTCCAACGTTAATTCCATGGTGCACCACTGTTACATATATATTCACTTTATCGATTTTACTATTTACTATTTGTTATGAAAATATACATGCAAGTATAGACAATTGTAATCAAATAATGAAGTAAAATGATCATTTTTCAAAGAGATTGTTTACTAATCACCAATATCCTTATATTTATTCTATTTGACTAACGAAAATCAAATGATTAATAAttaatcaaaattaattatattaattgagTAAAGAAAGTAAAAGAATATGTAAAACTATGAATTAACATTCTTTTAGAAGAATTTGagttttcattaaaagttcaagttGCTCCGACAGGATTGCATCATGTTACAGCAATCACGAAACACAGTTTTATCTATTTATTAACTTGTGAGTTAAATAATTTTTTCATATTAATACATCAATCACAATTCCTTTAAATATTGCAAAAGGATCTTACTGTGTGATTAATTATCTGATCTGCATATTTCATACATCTCACTAATCAATGCAGGAATTAAAATTTTTGAAAATGAATATGGTTCATGTGGTGAACTACGATCGTGATTGGTTTGCTGAGTCAACTAAGTGAGTTGCTCAGGCAAATCACGTTTTCTTGAAATATTGCCTATTTTGTGATTGTCTTTGATTTTAAATAATCAATTTGATAGTTGTGAAGGTTCTTGATTAGTTCTTGAAAATGTATATTTAATGTTCTTAAGTGTTaaaataattaagttttaattaatatttttatgaaattaatgtaatatattttattattgaaaatatttgatttgatttgaatttatgtttattttgcatAAATAATAATGTATTGTGGCAAATATAAAGaaagaaattaaaaagaaataaagatgCAAACTTTGAAAGAGAAATTGGCATTTCTGAAAATAAAAAGCCCAcagaaaaatgacttttttagGGAAAGAAGCCCAAAAAATAGAAGTGGCATTTGTACAATGGAACCGCATATTCATATTTAAGGGGGAATTTTTTTAAATAGGGcttttaaacttttattatgtaaaaatatgagaattatattttgaagaaattacatgaaatatgagatttttttttaaaactttgataaatatgacattttttttcccttaagttTTGTAtggcataatttatttatttacatttttatgtgattttttcccatatttttgtaattttattaaaatttaccgtataatttcaatattgattttttttaattacgggatatttttttaatcatatttaagttaataatatatatacatatatatacaattaatcGTATACATAaaactatataattttttttcagtatatatacatatattattgctattattatttttatatatatacatatatataagattataaaatagtacacatttatatatatatatggatgtattattattgttattatattaaTCTTATATATACATTCAAATATGAGGTGATGAGAAAGACTTTcactaatgatgatgatgatgatgatgatgatgtctaGGTTATGTCATTATACATATGTATGTTTTGGATTATTGttggagatatatatatatatatatgtcatttaatttcattttaaatgATAACTAATTACcactataaaaataaatttagattttttagtaATGTGGCAGTAACCGGTTACTACTATCAATTTTAACTGTCATGGCAAGTACTCgagtgaattgtaactggttactgacagatttggaagaaaaaaaaacagatcaGAATACATccagtaaagaagaagaagaagaaggtaactggttacccctattAAAATAACTGACTGATAACTAGTTACTGAGCCTaacctagaaaaaaaaaaaacttagaaaatacaaaattaatatgagaagtagtagtagaagaagaagaagggggtaACTGGCTACCCctatcaaaataacaattaattgataactagttacttagccaaatatttaaaaaaaaaaaaaaaaactacatttgaaaaacaaaatcagatatgaaataaccaagaagaagaagatcgaagaaggtaactggttacttaggtagttttataaagaaaaccaaATCTGAAAAAATAAAATCAGATTTTAAAATAACACATGAAGAAGGAGATTAAATAAGGTAATGGTTACAACTAGGTCCACAAAAAAACTcagatttgaaaaataaaataaaatcgtgacagtaactggttacttaggtaGTTATATAAAGAAAACCAGATCTAAaaaacaaaatcagatttaaaaacAACCATGAAGAAGGAAATTAaataaggtaactggttactgcTAAGTCTACAAAAAACTCAGATTTGAAAACAAAACAGAATCATgacagtaactggttacttagacagatttagaaaaaaaaaaaactagatttGTAAAAGAAAACCAtatctgaaaagaaaagaaaaaacaaatctGAAATAACAAAGAAGATGCAGAAGaacgtaaagaagaagaagaagaagaacgtgAAAACGAAGAAGAACGTGAAAACGAAGAAGAATGTGAAGAAGAATACGAATCGGAGATGGCGTCGGCGGTGACTGGAGATACGTCGTCCATTTGCCGGTGTGAGAGAGCTCCTACTGTTGTGAGAGAAAATGGCTGGCTGCCATTGTTGTGAGAAAAATGGAGAGAGCAAGTGAAGAATACGTGAGAGATGGAGAGAAAGAGGAAAGTAAGAGAGAGATTGAGTGTATTTTTTTGTTTATGGTATTTTGTTCATAGTATTTTGTGGGATTCccatattataattttttttttctagaattACCATACTTTGTGGCATAACTTTAATGCCCATAAATATAGAAAGTAATttattttttcccatatttttttaaagttctcttatatttttcttaatttgtatgggaacatttattacagaaaaattaaagtatgtgaaatacaattagtagctaactaaaatatggaaatgccacatttttttatcatagttatattttccttgattttaaaggtttttttttttttcaatttttaaatttttctttcatttttaaattattttttcagttattttttttcttttcttccttacttattttttttccattttttccttcatttttttttctttccattttttcattcttcttcttcttttcaattttattcatttatctattttttttttcatttgtattgttttttttcatatttgttcagttttctttccttttcctttttatttttatttttttccttctattttttcttcatttttgtatttattattttctctttccatttttttctttttttttacacatatgagctttttttattcttccattttttcattttttttctaccaattttttcgttcatatatttttctttctatttttcattatttttcttcttctttttcttttcatttttattcattcatctgttttttttccttcatcatttcttttgttttgtttttttttcttcctattgttgactgtgtttttagtcAACGACGTGaaaacgtcaaatacgacaagccttcaagagaatgtaaaacgacacagacagtttattaaagaaaataaagaacacgcaagattttatagtggttcagccccgattgttgataatagcctaatccacttagagttgtgatttatggttctgtactcaagatcagatggactgagctaactgagtttcttcagtacagattgcaaaaatacaagagttctctcaaatgtcagcactttctctctctagaatactcagacccaattttctctctctagaaagaagaagcagaggaatccctctctcatcccataagccctctatttataggcttagggtcatacatacggtatcccttagaaccaggatattttattatatttattacatttaaattacaaagaaacatttaaaattcaaaatgtaacaaaccccccatttgtgggaagaatgagagattcccgcatatttgttgaagttgtttctgggaatcttgacttagtctcacatgtatgttgattactccttcaagctctcctcggaccaaaggtcatgcaagcttggctctcctcggaccaaggtggtccgagccaactctcttggcacctcacctcgggTGAGCCCGAGCCTACCTCCTCcgatcaaggtccgatcggaccttgtggccttctcctcggaccaaggtggtccgaggcatcctccttgacatctcaccttggacaagttcaaggcattctcctttagcatctcccaagcatgtccgatcggacattgtgtaggctcttcttgtcaaaatctaagtctccattcttggcttgcatgggactcctcctccttagctacttaccttggacacgttcgagtcAACACtaagaaaaccttgggaggcttacctcagaCACACCCTTGGGGCTTCCTAGGATGCACCttcccttagctctcctaggatgcattctccttagcctcttAGGATGCATTCTCTTTAGCTcccctaggatgcattctccttagcctcctaggaccaaggtgcacttggcattacttttttttttaagcttTCTTACCATTGTTTTTTATATATCTTTGTTTTTGATTTTGAAAGAAAAGTTCTGTTCATTGGGAAAGTTTATTGGATTTAAATTAACAATTTCCAATGTACTGCTTGTATAGTCTATGGTGAgaatttttgtttctatttttgaGATAACAGAACTCTACTAAAGACGCCTTGGATGTTTTCTATAGGTTTTCTTGGCCCCAGCTAGTTGTTCATTATATTAATCTAATTCATTTGAGCATCAATTTATAGATAATATTGTTTCTTATCAAGTTTTGGAGGCtcgttttaatttttttttcagaagCAGGCATTGACCTTACCACATATCTAATATGGTTCAAATAAGAATAATGTTATTTTTAAGAGTTTTGGCCTTGGATGGATGGTTGGGTCATGACCATTATTTTGGGCCCTCTTCATCACTTTTATATTAGGAACTGCTTATTCAATCAATGTGAGTTGATTTAGTCTCATATGAATTTTCATATACAATGCATAATAAATGGATTTTCTGAAATAATTGACTTAGTTTTATCGTCATATAATGAGGAAAGGTTAAGAGGAAAACTTTACAGACTTTGTTTCTCACTTGGTAGCTTTAACACCTTTCTCACTTGGAAGAGATTTGCTTTAGTTACATCAATGTGCATCCTTGTTGTTTTATCTATTCCTCTTGCCTTGTTAACCAAGTTCAACTTTCGATGTCTCTTTCTACACGATCCAAACATTCTTATTTCTTGTGTCATTTACTGTATAAGTTTTCACAATGTCATTTACTGTATAAATATAAGCAAAAGATATGGATCATGTAGGATAAAAATAGAAGGGTAAGGAATAATGTTTATTTTGGTATCATGTAAACTATATTAGATATGTGGTAAGGTCAATGCACTTTCAAATTTCAATGGTGTTTCAACTACTGAAATATGGATTGCTTTTCAGACCCATGTCTTTATGAGACCAGATGCTAGTTGTTATAACATTATTTAAAGTATCAATTTCTTTTTCTCTATTTCTATTGAACTTTTAAGTTGTTATAACATTATTTAAAGTATCATTCACTCATTTCCTCTGCAACTCTTCCAGATATTTCACATTCATTTCTTCTCAGTTTACTTTCTTCATAGTCTTCTTTCATACACGTTATTCTTTGCCTCTGTCCTCTGTTCTATAAAATATGCATCACAAAAATTCTCTTTATTCATAACATAATATATCAATCTACAATGTTGAGTAAAATTATATTAACAAGAACTTATTGCATGGATTATATATTGGTACAAGCTCTGCAACATATACTTTTAATTGGTACAATCTAAGCAACATATGACTTATTTCGAAACATGCAATAGACTCCACAAAACGCTGATCATCATATCAACTAGTATCTTCTTCAAATTCCACCATTTTGACGAAATAGTTTTAGATGCCATTGTAGCTTCTAAAGCTTTTCTTAATCTGATCAACATCTTTATTTGTAAGGACAACATATCCTATTAAACTGCCAATCACTATTCCAGTTCCATATCCCATCAGCACAACTTTCCAGAAAACACCATTCCCTTGATCCTCCGGAGAAGATGTTTTGTTTATCTTGCCTTCGTTGCATGTTTTAGAAAGTGGAAATCCACATAACCCCAAATTTCCACTATACGAATCATCATTGAATGTGTTGAATTGCGGGCCACGAGGTATTTGTCCCTCCAATTTGTTCATGGAAAGATTTAGAAATTCAAGTTGATTTAGATTTGCTGCCAATTGCCATGGAATCGTCCCAACAAACTCGTTTGAGGAGAGATCTAACCATTCAAGATTGCTCAAATTTCCCAATGATGGTGGAATATTACCCGATAGCTTGTTGTGCGAAAGATTAAGCCCTTTGAGTGAATATAGCTTTCCAATGATCATGTTTGGAATCTCCCCTATGAAGTTATTTCTTGAGAAATCAATGGTTATAAACATGGATTGAATTTTCACCAACTCAACATAGAAACCTTTTACTGCCACCGAAACAAAATCATGATAATAGGATGGTCCTATGAACCTTCCCATATATTGCAAGTCTTTTGAATAGGCATTCATCATGCCCACAAAATTCTCAAAATATTCTTTTGGCAAGAGGCCCATGAATTCATTGTTAGATACATCCATGATTCTCAACCGTTGAAAGGGAAATCTAACACTTGGTTTACTTATTGGACCATGAAATCTATTAGATCTTAAGATAAGCACTTGTAAGTTTGGGAGAGATTCCAACCAATGGGGAAATGATCCATGTATCTTGTTGTTCGCAACATCCAAAATTTCCAACTTTTTACAGTTGAACAATGACAAAGGAAGGGAACCTTCCAATTGATTTCCATTGAGGTTTAAATTCCTCAGAGCAATTTTCTTTGCAAAGATTGGAGGAATGATGCCATGAAAGTTATTCTTCTGCAAACACAACACTGAGAGCATTTTGCTTGAATTTCCCAGGCATGGAGGAATGTTACCACTCAAACTGTTATTTGACAAATCAACCGCTGTAAGAGAAGTGAGGTTGCATAGCATAGATGGTATTTCTCCAACCAATTGATTGTTTGCAAATAAAAACAACAATGTCGAAGGTGGTGGAATTGGGAGATGACCTTGAAGTTGGTTAGAGCACAGGTCAATGTTTCGTAGGTTTTTCCATGGAAGTTGATCCACAAGTGTCAACAAGTTATGAGAAAGATCAAGGAAATACAATG
The Humulus lupulus chromosome 6, drHumLupu1.1, whole genome shotgun sequence DNA segment above includes these coding regions:
- the LOC133783164 gene encoding receptor like protein 22-like, whose translation is MSLLAKLSALTLNAVGFKAFFTPTVAFFPLLIFNLLFSPTMIFTLPKFLLNLGEFPETIFNLPNLQGLDLSYNTNLNGTFPQYNWSSPLEKLSLSHSRFFIDLPYLTRNLKYLTTLSLAACNFVGLYPTLLHANLTQITSLDLSFNNLGGQIPWSSLNLQKLIELDLSSNNFIGQLPEVCSSNSTKVSSLCISSNHDDLVGGPPLNLKSLNLSTNKLSGTIPSWLYSLQYLQELDLSNNNFTGSILEFQSDSLLHLDLQSNKLEGIFPSSIFELVNLSFLFLSSNKLSGVVSLDQFSKFKSLEYLDLSFNSLSVVDSINNVNSTLPSTLFSLALSSCGLTEFPYSLRNAEKLGSLELSYNQIEGAIPSWLWNVGKDSLYFLDLSHNLLTLVDQLPWKNLRNIDLCSNQLQGHLPIPPPSTLLFLFANNQLVGEIPSMLCNLTSLTAVDLSNNSLSGNIPPCLGNSSKMLSVLCLQKNNFHGIIPPIFAKKIALRNLNLNGNQLEGSLPLSLFNCKKLEILDVANNKIHGSFPHWLESLPNLQVLILRSNRFHGPISKPSVRFPFQRLRIMDVSNNEFMGLLPKEYFENFVGMMNAYSKDLQYMGRFIGPSYYHDFVSVAVKGFYVELVKIQSMFITIDFSRNNFIGEIPNMIIGKLYSLKGLNLSHNKLSGNIPPSLGNLSNLEWLDLSSNEFVGTIPWQLAANLNQLEFLNLSMNKLEGQIPRGPQFNTFNDDSYSGNLGLCGFPLSKTCNEGKINKTSSPEDQGNGVFWKVVLMGYGTGIVIGSLIGYVVLTNKDVDQIKKSFRSYNGI